The following are encoded in a window of Acidicapsa ligni genomic DNA:
- a CDS encoding TonB-dependent receptor, with protein MRVFKSIAGCLFGMVFVLGVAQAQQFTGRVTDASGAVVSKAQITITNVDTNVAETSVTTGTGDYTVPYLKPGHYSITIMAPGFDTQTKTDLTLQVSQTLTVNFTLKVGTVSETIQVNEAQLDRGKADVGEVVENERVNELPLNGGDMGQLAQLSAGTYYSGSVLYMRPFDNSVAALSINGGGAANNQLLLDGVSNEAAHGDAYNGTNSQMGYIAPVQSVQEFKVVTNPYDAQYGRAQGGAIDMTLKSGTNALHGSVYEFARRGWLDSNLWVNDYNNLPKQNHKRDQYGFELDGPVVLPKVYNGQNKTFFLAQFENWSEIIPSVALDSVPEQQWLTGDFSDLSYYDASLGRRQPITLYDPLTLHNNGTGALVRDPFPGNIIPQNRLSPFAAKLYSYYPKPNATPGATQNSYTDNYVGNSAVTDTYRNALFKIDQTFSSKDRGSLRWGYWERDEYQDQNGIPGVGANGEFPHGERVNTFVPDWIHTFTPNLIVDFKASVIVRGNILNSGPLNYDLTQLGLPTSFISSLGVFGNFLPSTNSGEFTQIGNSGGQFTVGNSLAMLPTLTWVKGKHTVHAGFDWRLLQSSWRTITGGTSLSVDRTWTQANYQSGDAASGNSIASLLLGTASSGYVSINPLAFYSQHYYAPFVQDDWKILPNLTLNLGFRYDINGDVVERHNRMDYIFNTTVTNPVQSQVPASPYLTGPLMGGQEFVGVNGNPRPFNQLDKGDWQPRAGFSWSVHPKTVVHGGFGVMFQNPNPGPSQYGFSSTTQYNPSNDGMKTPTQNLGVGGTGPNPFPTVIQPTGSSLGLLTGLGQGLFYLNPTFKVPRTFTYSAGVQQQFAADDIVEINYVGTRTNRLGTSDNINHPAESAYAQCNLELGGNPAVCNSDTGSYLTNPFQGVAPFQGSNYYSQPTIQALNFTRPFQAFGDITEYDINGGKTWYNALQVTGSHRVSKSLTVHGTWTWSKTMDAGGFTDTIYRIKSRHLDSSDFAHRITFSGFWMIPVGRGRTFLGHANRLVDAALGGWETSTIISWQTGMPWQLNGSTYMYGSAHIQPQYSSNLIRGVNNACVGQWQQNSTTGQWRLASVGSSNSCGGNYNFVVAPQYGDAPNINYTGIRNPRTSDMDASLAKTFGIVDRLHAQFRVDAFNLPNHPDWATGYDYTPTDANFGTIIKSSAGQSNQPRNVQLTFKVIW; from the coding sequence ATGAGAGTTTTCAAGTCGATAGCTGGTTGCCTCTTTGGGATGGTTTTCGTTTTAGGGGTGGCGCAGGCTCAGCAGTTCACTGGTCGGGTAACCGATGCGTCGGGCGCAGTCGTGTCCAAGGCTCAGATCACAATCACGAACGTCGATACCAATGTCGCAGAGACTTCTGTGACGACCGGAACCGGAGATTACACGGTCCCGTATCTCAAGCCGGGACACTACAGCATCACCATCATGGCACCTGGTTTCGACACTCAGACCAAGACCGATCTAACCCTCCAGGTCAGCCAGACCCTGACAGTCAACTTCACATTGAAAGTCGGTACTGTCTCCGAAACGATTCAGGTCAACGAAGCGCAGTTGGACCGAGGGAAAGCCGACGTCGGAGAGGTAGTCGAGAACGAGCGCGTAAATGAACTGCCCCTCAATGGTGGCGACATGGGACAGTTGGCTCAGTTGAGCGCCGGAACCTATTACTCCGGAAGTGTTCTGTACATGCGGCCCTTTGATAACAGCGTTGCAGCCCTTTCCATCAACGGAGGCGGAGCTGCAAACAATCAACTGCTTCTGGATGGAGTCTCCAATGAAGCCGCACACGGCGATGCTTATAACGGCACCAACTCCCAGATGGGATACATCGCTCCAGTGCAGTCGGTTCAGGAGTTCAAAGTAGTCACGAACCCATACGACGCTCAGTACGGCAGAGCGCAGGGCGGCGCGATCGACATGACGCTGAAGTCCGGCACCAACGCACTTCATGGAAGCGTGTATGAGTTTGCGCGGCGCGGCTGGCTCGACTCAAACCTGTGGGTCAATGACTATAACAATCTTCCCAAACAGAATCACAAGCGCGATCAGTATGGATTCGAACTCGACGGACCTGTTGTGTTGCCCAAGGTTTATAACGGGCAAAACAAGACCTTCTTTCTTGCACAGTTTGAGAATTGGAGCGAGATCATACCCAGCGTCGCGCTGGATAGTGTCCCCGAGCAACAATGGCTGACCGGAGATTTCAGCGATCTCAGCTACTATGACGCCTCGTTGGGCAGGCGACAGCCCATCACGCTCTACGATCCGCTGACGCTGCATAACAATGGAACTGGAGCGCTGGTAAGAGATCCCTTTCCTGGGAACATCATTCCTCAAAACCGCCTGAGTCCATTCGCGGCCAAGTTGTATTCCTATTACCCGAAGCCGAACGCAACACCGGGCGCAACGCAAAACTCCTACACCGACAATTACGTTGGCAACAGCGCCGTCACGGATACGTATCGAAACGCACTCTTCAAGATCGACCAGACATTCTCCAGCAAAGACCGCGGCAGCCTGCGCTGGGGTTACTGGGAGCGCGATGAATATCAAGACCAGAACGGTATACCCGGGGTCGGCGCTAATGGCGAATTTCCTCACGGAGAACGCGTCAATACCTTTGTCCCCGATTGGATTCACACCTTCACGCCCAATCTGATTGTGGATTTCAAAGCTTCGGTGATCGTACGTGGCAACATCCTGAACTCAGGGCCTCTGAACTACGACCTGACGCAGCTGGGATTGCCAACTTCGTTCATCTCTTCGCTTGGTGTCTTTGGAAATTTTCTCCCATCCACGAACTCGGGCGAGTTTACTCAGATTGGCAACTCGGGCGGTCAATTCACGGTGGGCAACTCGTTGGCCATGTTGCCGACCCTCACGTGGGTGAAAGGCAAACATACAGTCCACGCCGGATTTGATTGGCGTCTCCTGCAATCCTCCTGGAGGACTATAACCGGTGGCACCAGCCTCAGCGTCGATCGCACCTGGACGCAGGCAAACTATCAGTCCGGAGACGCAGCAAGCGGCAATAGTATCGCTTCTCTTCTACTCGGAACAGCTTCGTCGGGATATGTGAGCATCAACCCGCTTGCTTTCTACTCCCAGCACTACTACGCACCATTTGTGCAGGACGATTGGAAGATCCTTCCTAACCTGACCTTGAACCTCGGGTTCCGTTACGACATCAACGGCGACGTAGTCGAACGGCACAACCGGATGGACTACATTTTCAACACGACTGTAACGAACCCGGTTCAATCTCAGGTGCCTGCATCCCCGTACCTGACCGGTCCTCTGATGGGCGGCCAGGAGTTCGTAGGTGTCAATGGCAATCCGCGCCCGTTCAACCAGCTTGATAAGGGCGATTGGCAGCCTCGTGCGGGTTTCTCGTGGTCTGTCCACCCGAAGACAGTGGTTCATGGCGGCTTCGGCGTGATGTTTCAAAATCCCAATCCCGGCCCAAGCCAATATGGATTTTCCTCGACCACGCAATACAACCCATCGAATGACGGTATGAAAACGCCTACACAAAATCTCGGCGTCGGTGGCACTGGTCCGAATCCCTTTCCCACGGTCATTCAACCAACGGGCTCCTCGCTCGGTTTGCTGACGGGTCTGGGACAAGGGCTCTTTTATCTGAATCCGACTTTCAAAGTTCCGAGAACCTTTACCTACTCAGCCGGAGTTCAGCAGCAGTTCGCTGCGGATGACATCGTCGAGATCAATTACGTCGGCACACGTACCAACCGCCTGGGGACGAGCGACAACATCAACCATCCAGCAGAATCAGCCTATGCGCAGTGCAATCTGGAGCTAGGCGGCAATCCAGCCGTCTGCAATAGCGACACGGGCTCTTACCTCACCAATCCGTTTCAAGGGGTCGCTCCTTTTCAGGGCTCGAACTACTATTCGCAACCGACAATCCAGGCTCTGAACTTCACCCGGCCATTCCAGGCCTTTGGCGATATCACCGAATACGACATCAACGGCGGCAAGACCTGGTATAACGCGCTGCAGGTGACGGGTTCGCATCGTGTGAGCAAATCTCTGACCGTGCACGGCACCTGGACTTGGTCAAAGACCATGGACGCAGGCGGCTTCACCGATACGATTTACCGAATCAAGTCGCGACATCTGGACTCGTCGGACTTTGCCCATCGCATCACTTTCTCAGGCTTCTGGATGATCCCAGTCGGCCGAGGCCGCACCTTCCTGGGCCACGCAAACCGGCTGGTGGATGCAGCTTTGGGCGGCTGGGAAACGTCAACCATCATCAGTTGGCAGACGGGTATGCCGTGGCAGTTGAACGGATCGACTTACATGTATGGCTCGGCCCATATTCAGCCGCAATACAGCTCCAATCTGATTCGCGGCGTTAACAACGCATGCGTCGGTCAATGGCAACAGAATTCCACCACCGGCCAATGGCGGCTCGCTTCCGTTGGTTCGAGCAATAGCTGTGGAGGCAACTACAACTTCGTCGTTGCCCCGCAGTACGGAGATGCTCCTAACATCAACTACACGGGAATTCGCAATCCGCGTACCAGTGATATGGATGCAAGCCTTGCGAAGACCTTCGGTATTGTGGATCGCCTGCATGCCCAGTTCCGTGTCGATGCATTCAACCTTCCGAACCATCCCGACTGGGCGACTGGCTATGACTACACGCCCACCGACGCTAACTTCGGAACCATCATCAAGTCCTCGGCTGGACAATCGAATCAGCCGCGCAACGTGCAGCTAACATTCAAAGTGATCTGGTAA
- a CDS encoding beta-mannosidase, protein MIRCRRLLIVLFACTALAFSTGATAEPQSRERISLSSPWELRQLPDDGMVAFQADVPPTVQGEWLPAMVPGDVHLDLLHDGKISDPFYRDNEGKLQWIEKAGWEYRTTIQATPATLSREHVDLVFEGLDTACSIYLNGKRIAQPNNMFKEWRMDVKSILHSGSNDLQIVFPAPMKAAEAVAAKDPWHDRTHTDPKGYIRKAVYEFGWDWGPRFATSGVFRPAYLEVWDDARLNDVFVEQQSVSSAAAELNVRVDILASKESKTTLSMTYGLQGTEQKQDRTVTLGPGHNVISFPIDITKPQLWYPSGYGAQPIYHFHISVKENGRETDSKDVKTGLRSVVLRRDLDKWGRSFEFVVNGIPVFAKGAAVIPFDSFPTRVTNEKYRYILQSAKDANMNMVRLWGGGYYETQEFYDLCDELGLMVFHDLMFGNNWQPGTYSFKEDIQQEAEYQMTRLRNHPSIVLWAGNNETEDLRDWNGNGQLPAPVHERIWQDYLTEFSGILATTAARVDPQTPYWPSTPSADYEELTDAYQSGDNHDWSVWHQDADFSEYEKRPWRFTSEYGFQSFPEMKTIESFTLPEDRKNIFTPVMIVHQKNWGGNKIIQTYMSRYFGEPKDFASFLYASQVLQAEGVKVGAESFRRKRPESMGSLFWQLNDCWPVASWSSIDYYGRWKALQYYARKFYAPVLVSPHFDNGTLSLYVVSDKVEAEQGQLRLRIMDFNGKVIKETKQNVTIDPLASKVYEQITMTDLLSLGQLDMSQLVGVADLSVAGKEVSSNLVFFVPSKQVHLLPAPVSTDIQPSGDGFDVVLKSSVLARAVYLSFGETDVTYSDNYINLLPSEPATIHVSGNKVTLDELKKGLNVTSLVDAFITTEKAN, encoded by the coding sequence ATGATCCGTTGCCGTAGACTGCTGATTGTTCTTTTTGCCTGCACTGCCCTCGCGTTTTCCACGGGCGCTACAGCGGAGCCGCAAAGCCGCGAACGCATTTCTCTGAGCAGTCCATGGGAACTGCGTCAACTCCCTGACGATGGAATGGTTGCCTTTCAGGCCGACGTCCCGCCTACGGTTCAGGGGGAATGGCTGCCCGCTATGGTTCCAGGCGACGTTCATCTGGATTTGCTGCACGACGGAAAGATCTCCGATCCCTTTTACCGTGACAACGAAGGCAAGCTCCAGTGGATCGAAAAAGCTGGATGGGAATACAGAACCACGATTCAGGCGACGCCCGCGACACTCTCTCGCGAACATGTGGACCTGGTTTTTGAAGGATTGGATACAGCCTGCTCGATCTACCTGAACGGCAAGCGCATCGCACAGCCGAACAATATGTTTAAGGAATGGCGCATGGATGTGAAATCCATTCTTCATTCCGGCTCAAATGATCTTCAGATAGTTTTCCCCGCACCGATGAAAGCCGCTGAAGCTGTTGCTGCAAAAGACCCCTGGCATGACCGCACTCATACAGACCCAAAAGGCTACATCCGTAAAGCCGTTTATGAATTCGGATGGGACTGGGGGCCGCGCTTTGCAACGAGTGGTGTGTTCCGGCCTGCCTACCTTGAGGTTTGGGACGATGCCCGCCTCAACGATGTCTTCGTCGAACAACAAAGCGTCAGCAGCGCGGCAGCAGAACTTAATGTCCGTGTTGACATCCTCGCTTCCAAAGAAAGCAAGACCACGCTCAGCATGACCTACGGCCTTCAAGGAACCGAGCAGAAGCAGGATCGAACTGTGACCCTGGGGCCGGGCCATAACGTGATCTCGTTCCCAATCGACATCACAAAGCCTCAACTTTGGTATCCATCCGGCTACGGCGCGCAGCCGATCTATCACTTTCACATCTCGGTGAAAGAGAACGGCCGGGAGACTGATTCGAAGGATGTGAAAACCGGCCTTCGATCCGTAGTGCTACGTCGAGACCTCGATAAATGGGGACGATCGTTCGAGTTCGTAGTCAATGGCATACCCGTTTTCGCAAAGGGAGCAGCCGTCATTCCGTTCGACAGCTTTCCGACCCGCGTTACGAACGAGAAGTATCGGTACATCCTCCAGTCAGCGAAGGATGCCAATATGAATATGGTCCGTCTCTGGGGAGGCGGCTATTACGAAACGCAGGAGTTTTACGATCTCTGTGACGAACTGGGTCTGATGGTTTTCCACGACCTCATGTTTGGCAATAACTGGCAACCCGGAACCTACTCTTTCAAAGAGGACATTCAACAGGAAGCCGAGTATCAAATGACACGTCTCAGGAACCATCCCAGCATTGTTCTCTGGGCTGGAAATAATGAAACCGAGGATCTCCGCGACTGGAATGGAAACGGGCAACTGCCCGCGCCTGTCCACGAGCGAATCTGGCAGGATTACCTTACCGAGTTCAGTGGAATCCTCGCGACCACAGCGGCACGTGTCGATCCGCAAACGCCTTATTGGCCCAGCACTCCCAGCGCAGACTATGAAGAGCTCACAGACGCTTATCAAAGCGGCGACAATCACGATTGGAGCGTCTGGCACCAGGATGCTGATTTTAGCGAATACGAGAAGCGGCCGTGGCGCTTCACCTCAGAGTACGGCTTTCAATCCTTTCCGGAGATGAAGACGATAGAGTCCTTTACTCTTCCAGAAGATCGGAAGAACATCTTTACGCCTGTCATGATCGTTCACCAGAAGAATTGGGGCGGCAACAAGATTATCCAAACCTACATGTCCCGTTATTTTGGAGAGCCGAAAGACTTCGCATCTTTCCTGTATGCCAGCCAGGTGCTACAGGCAGAGGGAGTCAAGGTTGGCGCTGAGAGCTTTCGCCGTAAGAGACCAGAGAGCATGGGTTCTCTCTTCTGGCAATTGAATGATTGCTGGCCTGTTGCATCCTGGTCGAGCATCGACTACTACGGCCGATGGAAGGCGCTCCAATACTACGCACGGAAGTTCTACGCACCCGTTCTTGTATCCCCACACTTCGATAATGGAACACTCTCGCTTTACGTTGTCTCCGACAAAGTAGAAGCAGAACAAGGGCAGCTACGTCTACGCATCATGGACTTCAACGGGAAGGTCATCAAAGAGACCAAGCAGAATGTCACCATCGATCCACTGGCCTCCAAAGTCTATGAGCAAATCACAATGACTGACCTCCTCAGCCTGGGCCAATTGGATATGTCACAACTCGTGGGAGTCGCGGACCTGTCAGTGGCAGGAAAAGAGGTGTCTTCCAATCTCGTGTTCTTCGTGCCATCGAAGCAGGTCCATCTTCTTCCGGCCCCAGTCTCAACAGACATTCAGCCATCCGGCGACGGCTTCGATGTGGTGCTGAAGTCTTCCGTTTTGGCCAGGGCCGTTTACCTGTCGTTTGGCGAGACTGACGTGACATACTCGGATAACTACATCAACCTTCTACCCAGCGAACCAGCCACAATTCATGTATCAGGAAATAAGGTAACGTTGGACGAGTTGAAAAAGGGGCTCAACGTAACCTCACTCGTGGACGCGTTTATAACCACAGAGAAAGCCAACTAA
- a CDS encoding Crp/Fnr family transcriptional regulator, giving the protein MPTHVLTEYDSMGVHMMLPSGGILFSEGRTPQWVSVLCSGQVKLSKSSKDGKTFLVRIAKPGDVLGLSAVLSGTPYEVTAQAIEPVQMKCFHRDEFLHFLQHHVEGNQHAAESLNNEYRAALLDACRLALSSSIVGRMAHLLLQFASEAGTLEQDQPEILLSLTHEDLASMLGTTRESVTRILNELKRKHILSITGIKTRILRKNALEALA; this is encoded by the coding sequence TTGCCTACCCATGTATTGACCGAATACGACTCGATGGGCGTTCACATGATGTTGCCTAGCGGCGGCATCCTTTTTTCGGAAGGACGGACGCCTCAATGGGTTTCTGTGCTTTGCTCGGGACAAGTTAAGCTCAGCAAATCCTCGAAGGACGGCAAGACGTTTCTCGTAAGGATCGCGAAGCCCGGCGATGTTCTGGGTCTGAGCGCAGTTCTCTCCGGAACGCCTTACGAGGTCACCGCCCAGGCAATCGAGCCTGTGCAGATGAAGTGCTTTCACCGCGACGAGTTTCTCCACTTTCTGCAGCATCATGTCGAAGGCAACCAGCACGCGGCCGAAAGTCTCAATAACGAATATCGCGCGGCCTTACTGGACGCATGTCGTTTAGCGCTTTCGAGTTCTATTGTGGGCAGGATGGCGCATCTCCTCCTTCAGTTTGCGAGCGAAGCGGGCACGCTAGAGCAAGACCAGCCGGAGATTCTTTTGTCCCTGACGCATGAGGACCTAGCCTCCATGCTTGGCACTACACGAGAGTCTGTCACTCGAATCCTGAACGAACTCAAACGCAAACATATCCTCTCGATAACCGGGATCAAGACGCGGATCCTTCGCAAGAATGCCCTCGAAGCGCTGGCCTGA
- a CDS encoding DUF4112 domain-containing protein, with product MPSKEPIGELLPNNRWKNGGRWLGDERLRWLEVMLDEAFVIPGTGIRFGLDGIIGLVPGLGDVLAGILSLVIPLAAWVRGVPYITLLRMLVNLAIGVLGGTIPVLGDIFDVFWKANRRNYRLLTRSLDEPRKHTWRDWVFLALMAGAIGVIFAIPILLLFWFFVWLAEWKITR from the coding sequence ATGCCTTCGAAGGAACCGATTGGAGAGCTTTTGCCGAATAACCGCTGGAAAAATGGCGGGCGCTGGCTCGGCGATGAACGGCTGCGATGGCTGGAGGTCATGCTCGATGAGGCCTTTGTCATTCCAGGAACGGGCATCCGCTTTGGGCTGGATGGGATAATCGGGCTGGTTCCCGGGCTGGGAGATGTGCTGGCCGGGATTCTTTCGCTGGTGATTCCTTTGGCGGCCTGGGTTCGCGGTGTTCCCTACATCACTCTTCTGCGGATGCTCGTGAACCTCGCGATTGGAGTGCTGGGGGGGACAATTCCAGTACTGGGGGATATTTTCGATGTTTTCTGGAAGGCCAACCGGCGCAATTATCGCTTGCTGACGAGATCTCTTGATGAGCCTCGGAAGCATACGTGGCGAGATTGGGTTTTTCTTGCATTGATGGCGGGGGCGATAGGTGTGATTTTCGCCATACCGATTCTTCTGCTGTTCTGGTTTTTCGTGTGGCTAGCCGAGTGGAAGATCACTCGTTGA
- a CDS encoding YheT family hydrolase: MTIPTADRRSGAVDRGLWFTPFEPLSFLRGSHGQTLAGNYWRRPPFQIPVHAQDVIVDAADGSRVLCHCHWQPEQVRTSRLTLVIVHGLEGSSDSRYVQGITARAWSEGCNIIRMNMRNCGGTETWTPTLYHSGLSNDVNAVLHHFVDAYQLQRVAAIGYSMGGNLVLKLAGELGNQAPPWLIAAVGVSPAADLAFSADALHEPSNRFYEWHFLRNLMRRFRRKTSLFPDIYTAQDIGPIRSIREFDDRITARFSGFTGADDYYSQSSAARVVAQIAIPTLVLHALDDPFIRMTPGTRSLLMANPFVDFVETTHGGHCAFLARTVAPPDLHGHSDRHWAEATLVRYLLAIAGNHEQVHGS; this comes from the coding sequence ATGACTATTCCGACTGCAGACCGACGTTCCGGTGCAGTCGATCGGGGCCTGTGGTTTACTCCATTCGAGCCGCTGTCATTTCTGCGCGGCAGTCACGGGCAAACGCTTGCAGGGAACTACTGGCGACGTCCTCCCTTTCAAATTCCAGTACACGCGCAGGATGTAATAGTAGATGCCGCAGATGGCAGCCGCGTTTTATGCCACTGCCACTGGCAGCCGGAGCAGGTCCGCACCAGCCGCCTTACGCTCGTCATAGTTCACGGCCTCGAAGGCTCCTCTGACTCACGTTATGTCCAGGGAATCACCGCAAGGGCCTGGAGTGAGGGCTGCAACATTATCCGCATGAATATGCGGAATTGCGGAGGCACGGAAACCTGGACGCCAACCCTCTATCACTCTGGATTGTCGAACGATGTCAACGCCGTGCTCCATCATTTCGTTGATGCCTATCAGCTCCAGCGTGTTGCCGCAATCGGTTATTCCATGGGTGGCAACCTGGTTCTCAAACTCGCTGGCGAATTAGGAAACCAGGCTCCACCCTGGCTCATCGCCGCAGTCGGAGTAAGTCCGGCGGCAGATCTCGCCTTCAGCGCCGACGCCCTGCACGAACCCTCCAACCGTTTTTATGAATGGCATTTCCTTCGCAATCTCATGCGACGTTTCCGACGCAAAACCAGCCTTTTCCCCGACATCTATACAGCGCAGGATATTGGCCCGATACGATCTATTCGCGAGTTTGATGACCGCATAACCGCTCGCTTCAGTGGTTTCACCGGGGCTGACGATTACTATTCCCAGTCTTCGGCAGCCAGGGTGGTTGCGCAAATCGCCATTCCGACCCTGGTCCTGCATGCGCTGGATGATCCATTCATCCGCATGACGCCTGGGACTCGATCCCTGCTGATGGCAAACCCCTTCGTCGATTTCGTTGAAACTACACATGGCGGCCACTGCGCCTTTCTTGCCAGAACAGTCGCGCCTCCCGATCTTCACGGCCACAGCGATCGCCACTGGGCCGAGGCCACACTCGTACGTTATTTGCTGGCTATCGCAGGCAATCACGAGCAGGTTCATGGAAGCTGA
- a CDS encoding aldehyde dehydrogenase family protein — protein MDVAEILIDGKWQAADVDATFHAENPATGETLATAFPISRWSDCDAALSAASKAAVTLREVAPERLAAFLEEYASNIEAAAPAIIAAANEETGLAVSPRLKDVELPRTTNQLRQAAAAAREESWKRATLDLERNIRSCFVPIGPVVVFGPNNFPLAFNGISGGDFAAAIAAGNPVIAKAHPLHPNTTRLLAEEARKAASTAGLPSGTVQMIYNVRNADGLKLVSDPRVGAVGFTGSRGAGLALKHAADEAGKAIYLEMSSLNPVIFLPGAIAERGEQLGRELIDSCLAGSGQFCTSPNLILLWEGEPAESFVAQVAKGFSERTPQPLLSSSGREHIREGVAALIHAGARLAAGGSVSNGSGYRFENTLLRATGAQFLANPSGLQREVFGNATLVVTVSNEEQLQSILQILEGNLTGTIYSAKTSDDDAIYSRIEPLLLAKVGRLLNDKMPTGVAVSPAMQHGGPFPATSHPGFTSVGIPASLTRFAQLRCYDGVREDRLPEILRNSIENPQTWRSIGGEWVKG, from the coding sequence ATGGATGTCGCTGAGATTTTGATTGATGGTAAATGGCAGGCTGCAGATGTGGATGCTACATTTCATGCGGAAAACCCTGCAACCGGTGAAACGCTTGCCACTGCGTTTCCAATAAGCAGATGGTCGGATTGCGATGCGGCGCTCAGCGCTGCATCGAAGGCGGCGGTAACGCTGCGTGAGGTTGCTCCAGAGCGGCTTGCAGCGTTTTTGGAAGAGTACGCTTCGAACATCGAAGCTGCTGCACCTGCGATTATCGCGGCGGCTAACGAGGAGACCGGGCTGGCGGTGAGTCCACGATTGAAGGATGTGGAGTTGCCGCGCACTACCAACCAGTTGCGACAGGCAGCAGCAGCAGCACGCGAAGAATCATGGAAGCGCGCGACGCTGGATCTTGAGCGCAATATCCGTTCCTGTTTTGTTCCGATTGGGCCGGTGGTGGTCTTTGGTCCGAATAATTTTCCACTGGCCTTCAACGGAATAAGCGGCGGAGACTTTGCAGCAGCAATTGCTGCGGGAAATCCTGTGATTGCGAAGGCTCATCCTCTGCATCCGAATACCACGCGGCTTTTAGCTGAGGAAGCGCGCAAGGCCGCGTCAACAGCGGGCCTGCCATCGGGCACGGTGCAAATGATTTACAACGTCCGCAATGCGGATGGCCTGAAACTGGTGAGCGATCCGCGCGTAGGAGCTGTTGGTTTTACGGGAAGCCGCGGTGCTGGGCTGGCTCTAAAGCACGCTGCAGATGAGGCAGGGAAAGCTATTTATCTGGAGATGTCCAGTCTCAATCCGGTGATCTTTTTGCCAGGTGCGATTGCGGAGCGAGGCGAACAACTTGGGCGCGAGCTCATCGACAGTTGCCTGGCTGGTTCAGGACAGTTTTGCACGAGCCCCAATCTCATTTTGCTTTGGGAAGGTGAGCCGGCAGAGAGCTTTGTGGCCCAGGTCGCGAAGGGCTTTTCTGAGCGCACGCCACAGCCGCTGCTTTCTTCTTCAGGACGGGAACATATTCGCGAGGGAGTCGCTGCGCTTATCCATGCCGGAGCGCGATTGGCTGCTGGTGGAAGCGTCTCCAATGGGAGTGGATATCGCTTTGAGAATACGCTGCTGCGAGCGACGGGAGCACAGTTTCTAGCGAATCCCAGTGGGTTGCAGCGCGAGGTATTTGGAAATGCAACGCTGGTCGTCACGGTGAGCAATGAAGAACAGTTGCAGTCTATTCTTCAAATATTGGAAGGGAATCTTACCGGAACGATTTATTCGGCAAAGACGAGCGATGACGACGCAATTTACTCACGGATCGAGCCGTTGCTGCTGGCTAAAGTCGGACGCCTGTTGAATGACAAGATGCCGACTGGCGTAGCGGTCAGCCCTGCGATGCAACATGGCGGGCCGTTCCCTGCTACTTCGCACCCGGGGTTCACGTCGGTGGGCATTCCCGCTTCTCTGACGCGCTTTGCACAACTGCGATGCTATGACGGAGTTCGCGAGGATCGCCTGCCGGAGATTTTGCGGAACTCGATTGAGAATCCGCAGACGTGGCGATCGATTGGTGGGGAATGGGTTAAGGGCTAA
- a CDS encoding fumarylacetoacetate hydrolase family protein — translation MILYRTANGLFLEKDGPVYLLEERSLDALLSHDDLHGYLSAAIDNGRVSQEFDIRQIAAPIEHQEVWASGVTYYRSRSARIEESKDAGGGDFYDRVYSAERPELFFKAVASKVAGPNSDVRIRSDAKWSVPEPELTLVINSRGEIVGYTIGNDMSSRDIEGANPLYLPQAKVYDRSCALGPGILIQKEPMPPNTQIFLEILRAGHAEFAASIPLSEMKRDPRVLVEYLYRDQSFPHGCFLLTGTGIVPPDSFTLQSGDEIHISISGIGTLVNRVA, via the coding sequence TTGATTCTGTATCGAACGGCTAATGGATTATTTCTTGAGAAGGATGGGCCTGTTTACTTATTGGAGGAGCGCTCGCTGGATGCGCTGCTCTCTCATGACGATCTACATGGCTATCTCTCGGCGGCAATCGATAACGGAAGGGTTTCGCAAGAGTTTGACATCAGGCAGATTGCGGCTCCGATTGAGCACCAGGAAGTGTGGGCCTCTGGCGTTACTTATTACCGGAGCAGAAGCGCGCGCATTGAGGAGTCAAAGGATGCGGGCGGTGGAGATTTTTACGATCGCGTCTACTCTGCTGAACGTCCGGAGTTGTTTTTCAAGGCAGTAGCAAGCAAGGTAGCTGGGCCGAACAGCGATGTGAGAATTCGCAGCGACGCCAAGTGGTCGGTACCTGAGCCTGAGCTTACTCTCGTGATCAACTCTCGCGGAGAGATTGTGGGATACACGATCGGCAACGATATGAGCTCACGCGATATTGAAGGGGCTAATCCGCTGTATCTACCGCAGGCTAAGGTCTACGACCGCAGTTGCGCGCTGGGGCCTGGCATCCTGATTCAGAAGGAGCCTATGCCGCCGAACACGCAGATCTTTTTGGAGATTTTACGAGCGGGTCATGCGGAGTTTGCTGCGAGTATTCCGCTTTCGGAGATGAAGCGCGATCCGCGTGTACTGGTGGAATATCTGTATCGCGATCAGAGCTTTCCGCATGGATGTTTTCTGCTGACGGGGACCGGCATTGTTCCGCCTGACTCGTTTACGTTGCAGAGTGGAGATGAGATTCATATCAGCATCAGCGGGATTGGAACGCTGGTAAATCGCGTTGCTTGA